Proteins from a genomic interval of Papaver somniferum cultivar HN1 chromosome 4, ASM357369v1, whole genome shotgun sequence:
- the LOC113276625 gene encoding protein trichome birefringence-like 2, with the protein MIELRISDKLCHLLGIVPSRYCSKIIGSALVFGFGCIVGASILVVTATIFMFPSISSSQMNPMLQNDLNLYYHQSSSPHCSQYSSSKIPAPLAASPSPSPSTLPPPPLFPPFPLRGSPPTAPPPPRESPSFPPFPGSPPPIPPPRESPSPLPSPSNTPSLPPALPPPGSPPLSLRNIFENSTDDNQTGSTYTVNSHYNSSVLSINDPPEFRNSGDTKVNLLSTVVSTFSSDSSNVSSGDDSESFDGDCDIYDGEWVRDVNREPYYALGSCPYIEKQPFDCYLNGKRDNDYLKWQWQWKSQPTNIRCNKNIPSVFDGTDFLERLRGKKLVFSGDSLNRNMFESLVCMLWNVVPDKTKVVRPSMQSEYKTRGDLSLIFEDYNCTIAYVWSAFLVNETNSKTRRSRERELKPERETLRLDQIDGLAASVYQDADVVVFDSYHWWVDGKTNNGVNYFQEGDYLYPKLDINRAYRRALMSWRRWIDNNIDSTKTQVVFRGFSLSHYEGGKWNTGGKCNLETEPITNKEKYINPSALQVKILEDTLRKMKTPVIYMNVSKLTYYRSDAHPSLYGKNYTSQERSGAMLIQDCSHWCLPGVPDTWNELLYVSLLKAGKGSFGGR; encoded by the exons ATGATAGAGCTTAGGATTTCGGACAAACTATGTCACTTATTAGGGATAGTACCCTCACGTTATTGTTCGAAGATAATAGGATCGGCATTAGTTTTTGGTTTTGGTTGCATTGTCGGAGCATCAATACTTGTTGTCACAGCTACTATTTTCATGTTCCCTTCTATATCTTCATCGCAAATGAATCCTATGCTTCAAAATGATCTTAATCTGTATTATCATCAAAGTTCTTCTCCCCATTGTTCACAGTACTCTTCAAGTAAAATCCCTGCTCCTCTTGCTGCATCCCCATCCCCATCTCCATCTACTCTACCTCCTCCTCCCTTGTTTCCACCATTTCCTCTTCGAGGATCTCCTCCAACAGCTCCTCCTCCTCCTCGTGAATCTCCATCATTTCCACCATTTCCAGGATCTCCTCCTCCAATACCTCCTCCTCGTGAATCTCCATCTCCTCTACCTTCTCCTTCTAATACTCCATCTCTTCCACCAGCACTGCCTCCTCCGGGATCTCCCCCACTTTCTCTTcggaatatatttgaaaactcCACTGATGACAATCAAACAGGAAGTACTTACACGGTAAACAGCCATTACAACTCAAGTGTTTTATCCATCAATGATCCTCCAGAATTTAGAAACTCAGgagatacaaaagttaatttattaaGTACAGTTGTCTCAACATTTTCAAGTGATAGTAGTAATGTTTCATCTGGTGATGATAGCGAGTCTTTTGATGGTGATTGTGATATTTATGATGGTGAATGGGTGAGGGACGTCAATCGGGAACCATATTATGCCCTTGGTTCTTGTCCATACATCGAAAAACAACCTTTCGATTGTTACCTTAACGGAAAACGTGACAATGATTACCTGAAGTGGCAATGGCAGTGGAAATCTCAACCAACAAATATAAGGTGTAATAAGAATATCCCCAG CGTTTTTGATGGAACAGATTTCTTGGAGAGATTGAGAGGGAAAAAGTTGGTATTTTCAGGAGACTCGTTGAATAGAAACATGTTTGAATCTCTCGTTTGTATGCTTTGGAATGTCGTTCCAGATAAGACTAAAGTTGTGAGGCCGTCTATGCAATCAGAGTACAAGACAAGAGGAGATTTATCACTAATCTTCGAG GACTACAACTGTACCATAGCATATGTTTGGTCTGCGTTTCTTGTTAATGAAACAAATTCGAAGACTCGGAGAAGTCGAGAACGTGAATTGAAACCAGAACGAGAAACTTTAAGATTAGACCAGATTGATGGGTTGGCAGCATCCGTGTATCAAGATGCCGATGTGGTAGTTTTTGACTCGTATCATTGGTGGGTTGACGGGAAAACTAATAATGG AGTTAACTATTTTCAAGAAGGCGATTACTTATACCCGAAACTGGATATAAATAGAGCATACAGAAGAGCTCTTATGAGTTGGAGAAGATGGATTGACAACAACATTGAttccaccaaaacacaagttGTTTTCAGAGGATTTTCGCTTAGTCATTACGA AGGAGGGAAATGGAATACTGGTGGAAAATGCAATCTAGAAACAGAGCCGATAACtaataaagaaaaatacataaaccCATCCGCATTGCAGGTGAAAATACTAGAAGACACTCTTCGAAAAATGAAGACTCCAGTAATATATATGAATGTTAGTAAACTCACTTACTACCGGTCCGACGCACATCCTTCACTGTATGGAAAAAATTATACTAGTCAAGAAAGAAGTGGAGCTATGCTTATCCAAGATTGTAGTCATTGGTGTTTACCAGGTGTACCTGATACATGGAATGAGTTGTTGTATGTTTCTCTACTCAAGGCTGGTAAAGGATCTTTCGGTGGCCGATAG